Proteins from a single region of Tachysurus vachellii isolate PV-2020 chromosome 15, HZAU_Pvac_v1, whole genome shotgun sequence:
- the stard13b gene encoding stAR-related lipid transfer protein 13 isoform X9, with protein sequence MKISQIEAKEACEWLRAAGFPQYAQLFEDSQFPIDITPVKKDHDFLDKDLVEPLCRRLNTLNKCASMKLDVNLPKKKQSEDSDSDDLFAISDKWTFEWSSRRWSRLLDEAGPREPGEESVLRATPSSESVLTDLSEPDVSSLHSESSSGSTGVQAHSADDSDSSRRACSDSSAMPKLGTGHLSSDHPSYSSLPVKHGKLGRTRAKDFLRRMETLRSREGAENGCKTLVISAPTLQHEPQALKALQCVEINGHGVLNSHSSSEGSSSQSGGSTVSTPSLKERKAHRAEHKRSGMYLDDLDVFSGIVQGKRNEFRSYEDLVVHIPKDHKPGTFPKALSIESLSPTAVPLNRVSEAQRQPSIKEQRPVTQCCSRGSRISIYDNVPGSHLYASTGDLIDLKNEDLFPHLDDILQHVNGLQQIVDHWSKNVLPTGDSVAKSMVEQDGKSQVNMQSSSHITLDLEGHSVLEGKVTPSDGDRDGVSLNETESTGIRERRDSGVGASLTRPNRLRWPSFQISNRLSHSMASLQITNQSAGQLSLLQRFSLLRLTAIMEKYSLSNKHGWTWSVPKFMKRMKVPDYKDKNVFGVPLIVHVQRFGQPLPLGLQQALRYLRSQCLDQVGLFRKSGVKSRIQALRQMNENSPEDVNYEDQSAYDVADMVKQFFRDLPEPLLTSKLGETFLHIYQYVPKDQRLQAVQAAIMLMSDENREVLQTLLCFLSDVTSSVQENQMTPMNIAVCLAPSLFHLNILKKENLSPRTMQKKYATGRPDQKDLNENLAATQGLAHMITECNRLFEIPHEMVTQSRNSYVEADLQAPTLEDLCKQQQQHNEEEEDEGSWPVHLESRLQVLLKEARDKAKGWVSCQSSDNTELAYKKVGDGNPLRRWRVSVEVEAPPSVVLNRILRERHLWDVDLLQWRVCEVLDKQTEIFQYVLNRMPPHPSRDFVVLRSWRTDLPRGACSLVSVSIEHDECPLIGGIRGIVLESGYLLEPCGSGKSRLTHICRVDLKGRTPEWYNKAFGHLCAAEAARIRNSFQPIHADGPETKI encoded by the exons ATGAAAATCTCTC AGATCGAAGCGAAGGAAGCTTGCGAGTGGCTCCGAGCTGCAGGTTTCCCGCAGTACGCGCAGCTTTTTGAAG ACTCACAGTTTCCCATCGACATAACTCCTGTGAAGAAAGATCACGACTTCTTGGATAAAGACCTCGTCGAGCCTTTATGCCG ACGACTGAACACGTTAAACAAGTGTGCCTCTATGAAACTGGACGTGAATCTCCCCAAAAAGAAG CAGAGCGAGGACTCGGATTCTGATGACCTGTTTGCAATTAGTGACAAATGGACCTTTGAATGGAGCAGTCGTCGCTGGTCCCGTCTCCTTGATGAGGCGGGGCCCAGAGAGCCAGGGGAGGAGTCAGTTCTTCGGGCCACACCCAGCAGCGAGAGTGTCCTGACAGACCTTAGCGAACCTGACGTCTCATCTTTGCACAGCGAAAGCAGCAGTGGAAGCACAGGAGTCCAAGCTCACAGTGCAGACGACTCAGACAGCTCACGCCGTGCCTGCTCAGACTCAAGTGCCATGCCCAAGCTAGGGACTGGCCATCTTTCCTCAGACCATCCTAGCTACTCCTCACTTCCTGTCAAGCATGGCAAGCTGGGCCGGACACGGGCCAAGGACTTCCTGCGACGCATGGAGACTCTGCGGTCACGTGAGGGAGCAGAAAATGGGTGCAAGACTTTGGTGATCAGTGCCCCTACTCTTCAGCATGAACCTCAGGCCTTGAAGGCTCTCCAGTGTGTGGAGATTAATGGCCATGGTGTCTTGAATTCACACTCGAGCAGCGAAGGTAGCAGCAGCCAATCTGGGGGAAGCACCGTCAGTACTCCAAGTCTGAAGGAACGCAAAGCCCATCGTGCTGAGCACAAGCGCAGTGGCATGTATTTGGATGACCTGGATGTCTTCTCCGGAATTGTTCAGGGTAAACGCAATGAATTCCGCTCTTACGAAGATCTGGTAGTGCACATCCCGAAAGACCACAAGCCTGGAACCTTCCCCAAAGCTCTTTCCATTGAGAGTCTCTCACCCACAGCTGTACCTCTCAACAGGGTTTCTGAAGCCCAGCGTCAGCCAAGCATAAAAGAGCAGAGACCTGTTACACAATGCTGCTCACGTGGCAGCCGCATCAGCATCTACGACAATGTGCCTGGCTCACACCTCTATGCCAGCACCGGAGACCTCATCGATTTAAAAAATGAGGACTTGTTCCCTCACTTGGATGATATTCTACAGCATGTGAATGGCCTGCAGCAGATTGTAGATCACTGGTCCAAGAATGTTTTGCCTACAGGAGATAGTGTGGCAAAGAGCATGGTGGAGCAGGATGGGAAAAGTCAGGTGAACATGCAGTCCTCGAGTCACATCACGCTAGATTTGGAGGGTCACTCTGTGCTGGAGGGGAAGGTTACTCCCAGTGATGGGGACAGGGATGGTGTTTCACTTAATGAAACTGAATCTACAGGAATTAGAGAGAGGAGAGACTCTGGAGTTGGAGCTTCCCTCACCAGGCCAAATCG TTTGCGATGGCCGAGTTTCCAGATCTCCAACCGCCTCAGCCATTCAATGGCTTCTCTACAGATCACCAACCAGTCAGCTGGACAGCTCAGCCTCCTGCAGAGGTTCTCTCTACTGCGCCTCACCGCCATCATGGAAAAGTACTCACTGTCTAACAAGCATGGCTGGACCTG GTCAGTGCCAAAGTTCATGAAGCGGATGAAAGTTCCTGATTATAAAGATAAGAACGTGTTTGGTGTTCCTCTCATCGTGCACGTCCAGCGCTTCGGTCAGCCTCTACCTCTGGGCCTCCAGCAGGCTCTACGCTACCTCAGGAGCCAGTGTCTTGACCAG GTGGGACTTTTCCGCAAGTCTGGAGTGAAATCTCGCATCCAGGCTCTCAGGCAGATGAACGAGAACTCTCCGGAGGATGTGAATTATGAGGACCAGTCCGCCTACGATGTGGCCGACATGGTCAAGCAGTTCTTCAGAGATCTTCCTGAGCCACTCCTCACCAGCAAACTGGGAGAAACTTTCCTTCATATTTACCAAT ACGTGCCTAAGGACCAGCGGTTGCAGGCAGTCCAGGCAGCCATCATGCTGATGTCCGATGAGAACAGAGAAGTCCTGCAAACCTTGCTGTGCTTCCTCAGTGATGTTACTTCCTCTGTGCAGGAGAATCAGATGACACCCATGAATATCGCCGTCTGTTTAGCACCCTCCCTTTTTCACCTCAATATCCTGAAGAAGGAAAATCTCTCTCCAAG AACCATGCAAAAGAAATACGCCACGGGAAGACCTGACCAAAAGGACTTGAATGAGAACCTGGCCGCCACACAAGGCTTGGCACATATGATCACAGAGTGTAACCGGCTATTTGAG ATTCCCCATGAAATGGTGACTCAGTCGAGGAACTCGTACGTGGAGGCTGACCTTCAGGCCCCGACGCTGGAGGACTTGtgtaagcagcagcagcagcacaatgaagaagaagaggacgAAGGCTCCTGGCCTGTGCACTTAGAGTCCCGACTTCAAGTTCTGCTCAAGGAGGCACGAGACAAAGCCAAGGGCTGGGTGTCCTGCCAAAGCTCCGACAACACTGAACTCGCATACAAAAAG GTAGGTGATGGGAACCCATTGCGGCGTTGGCGTGTCTCAGTGGAGGTGGAGGCTCCTCCATCTGTAGTGTTGAACCGCATACTGCGAGAGCGCCACCTGTGGGATGTTGATCTGCtgcagtggagagtgtgtgaaGTGCTTGACAAGCAGACTGAGATCTTCCAATACGTTCTGAACCGCATGCCCCCGCACCCTAGCAGGGATTTTGTAGTGCTCAG gTCGTGGAGGACAGATTTACCTCGGGGAGCATGCTCCCTCGTGTCCGTCTCCATCGAGCATGACGAGTGTCCTCTCATAGGTGGCATCAGGGGCATTGTGCTTGAGTCTGGCTACCTGCTGGAACCCTGCGGCTCGGGCAAATCACGGCTCACGCACATCTGCAGAGTGGATCTCAA AGGCAGAACTCCAGAATGGTACAACAAAGCATTCGGTCACCTGTGTGCCGCAGAAGCCGCCCGCATCCGCAACTCCTTCCAGCCCATCCATGCAGATGGACCAGAGACTAAAATCTGA
- the stard13b gene encoding stAR-related lipid transfer protein 13 isoform X5: MRVAWWTHLCNVCFYLWCLFYEEESQLWARRAVTMFKELPEAESSECLASMTPETQDIYLRMDHHRRRSGYRLGRIIARQQLLRKIAAEIEAKEACEWLRAAGFPQYAQLFEDSQFPIDITPVKKDHDFLDKDLVEPLCRRLNTLNKCASMKLDVNLPKKKSEDSDSDDLFAISDKWTFEWSSRRWSRLLDEAGPREPGEESVLRATPSSESVLTDLSEPDVSSLHSESSSGSTGVQAHSADDSDSSRRACSDSSAMPKLGTGHLSSDHPSYSSLPVKHGKLGRTRAKDFLRRMETLRSREGAENGCKTLVISAPTLQHEPQALKALQCVEINGHGVLNSHSSSEGSSSQSGGSTVSTPSLKERKAHRAEHKRSGMYLDDLDVFSGIVQGKRNEFRSYEDLVVHIPKDHKPGTFPKALSIESLSPTAVPLNRVSEAQRQPSIKEQRPVTQCCSRGSRISIYDNVPGSHLYASTGDLIDLKNEDLFPHLDDILQHVNGLQQIVDHWSKNVLPTGDSVAKSMVEQDGKSQVNMQSSSHITLDLEGHSVLEGKVTPSDGDRDGVSLNETESTGIRERRDSGVGASLTRPNRLRWPSFQISNRLSHSMASLQITNQSAGQLSLLQRFSLLRLTAIMEKYSLSNKHGWTWSVPKFMKRMKVPDYKDKNVFGVPLIVHVQRFGQPLPLGLQQALRYLRSQCLDQVGLFRKSGVKSRIQALRQMNENSPEDVNYEDQSAYDVADMVKQFFRDLPEPLLTSKLGETFLHIYQYVPKDQRLQAVQAAIMLMSDENREVLQTLLCFLSDVTSSVQENQMTPMNIAVCLAPSLFHLNILKKENLSPRTMQKKYATGRPDQKDLNENLAATQGLAHMITECNRLFEIPHEMVTQSRNSYVEADLQAPTLEDLCKQQQQHNEEEEDEGSWPVHLESRLQVLLKEARDKAKGWVSCQSSDNTELAYKKVGDGNPLRRWRVSVEVEAPPSVVLNRILRERHLWDVDLLQWRVCEVLDKQTEIFQYVLNRMPPHPSRDFVVLRSWRTDLPRGACSLVSVSIEHDECPLIGGIRGIVLESGYLLEPCGSGKSRLTHICRVDLKGRTPEWYNKAFGHLCAAEAARIRNSFQPIHADGPETKI; the protein is encoded by the exons ATGCGAGTTGCTTGGTGGACACACTTGTGCAacgtgtgtttttatttgtggtgtttgttttaCGAGGAGGAGAGCCAATTGTGGGCCCGGCGTGCCGTAACCATGTTCAAGGAGCTGCCTGAGGCTGAGAGCAGCGAGTGTTTGGCGAGTATGACTCCAGAGACGCAGGACATCTACCTGAGGATGGACCACCACCGGCGACGATCGGGGTACAGACTAGGTCGAATCATCGCTCGCCAACAGCTGCTCAGGAAGATAGCTGCAG AGATCGAAGCGAAGGAAGCTTGCGAGTGGCTCCGAGCTGCAGGTTTCCCGCAGTACGCGCAGCTTTTTGAAG ACTCACAGTTTCCCATCGACATAACTCCTGTGAAGAAAGATCACGACTTCTTGGATAAAGACCTCGTCGAGCCTTTATGCCG ACGACTGAACACGTTAAACAAGTGTGCCTCTATGAAACTGGACGTGAATCTCCCCAAAAAGAAG AGCGAGGACTCGGATTCTGATGACCTGTTTGCAATTAGTGACAAATGGACCTTTGAATGGAGCAGTCGTCGCTGGTCCCGTCTCCTTGATGAGGCGGGGCCCAGAGAGCCAGGGGAGGAGTCAGTTCTTCGGGCCACACCCAGCAGCGAGAGTGTCCTGACAGACCTTAGCGAACCTGACGTCTCATCTTTGCACAGCGAAAGCAGCAGTGGAAGCACAGGAGTCCAAGCTCACAGTGCAGACGACTCAGACAGCTCACGCCGTGCCTGCTCAGACTCAAGTGCCATGCCCAAGCTAGGGACTGGCCATCTTTCCTCAGACCATCCTAGCTACTCCTCACTTCCTGTCAAGCATGGCAAGCTGGGCCGGACACGGGCCAAGGACTTCCTGCGACGCATGGAGACTCTGCGGTCACGTGAGGGAGCAGAAAATGGGTGCAAGACTTTGGTGATCAGTGCCCCTACTCTTCAGCATGAACCTCAGGCCTTGAAGGCTCTCCAGTGTGTGGAGATTAATGGCCATGGTGTCTTGAATTCACACTCGAGCAGCGAAGGTAGCAGCAGCCAATCTGGGGGAAGCACCGTCAGTACTCCAAGTCTGAAGGAACGCAAAGCCCATCGTGCTGAGCACAAGCGCAGTGGCATGTATTTGGATGACCTGGATGTCTTCTCCGGAATTGTTCAGGGTAAACGCAATGAATTCCGCTCTTACGAAGATCTGGTAGTGCACATCCCGAAAGACCACAAGCCTGGAACCTTCCCCAAAGCTCTTTCCATTGAGAGTCTCTCACCCACAGCTGTACCTCTCAACAGGGTTTCTGAAGCCCAGCGTCAGCCAAGCATAAAAGAGCAGAGACCTGTTACACAATGCTGCTCACGTGGCAGCCGCATCAGCATCTACGACAATGTGCCTGGCTCACACCTCTATGCCAGCACCGGAGACCTCATCGATTTAAAAAATGAGGACTTGTTCCCTCACTTGGATGATATTCTACAGCATGTGAATGGCCTGCAGCAGATTGTAGATCACTGGTCCAAGAATGTTTTGCCTACAGGAGATAGTGTGGCAAAGAGCATGGTGGAGCAGGATGGGAAAAGTCAGGTGAACATGCAGTCCTCGAGTCACATCACGCTAGATTTGGAGGGTCACTCTGTGCTGGAGGGGAAGGTTACTCCCAGTGATGGGGACAGGGATGGTGTTTCACTTAATGAAACTGAATCTACAGGAATTAGAGAGAGGAGAGACTCTGGAGTTGGAGCTTCCCTCACCAGGCCAAATCG TTTGCGATGGCCGAGTTTCCAGATCTCCAACCGCCTCAGCCATTCAATGGCTTCTCTACAGATCACCAACCAGTCAGCTGGACAGCTCAGCCTCCTGCAGAGGTTCTCTCTACTGCGCCTCACCGCCATCATGGAAAAGTACTCACTGTCTAACAAGCATGGCTGGACCTG GTCAGTGCCAAAGTTCATGAAGCGGATGAAAGTTCCTGATTATAAAGATAAGAACGTGTTTGGTGTTCCTCTCATCGTGCACGTCCAGCGCTTCGGTCAGCCTCTACCTCTGGGCCTCCAGCAGGCTCTACGCTACCTCAGGAGCCAGTGTCTTGACCAG GTGGGACTTTTCCGCAAGTCTGGAGTGAAATCTCGCATCCAGGCTCTCAGGCAGATGAACGAGAACTCTCCGGAGGATGTGAATTATGAGGACCAGTCCGCCTACGATGTGGCCGACATGGTCAAGCAGTTCTTCAGAGATCTTCCTGAGCCACTCCTCACCAGCAAACTGGGAGAAACTTTCCTTCATATTTACCAAT ACGTGCCTAAGGACCAGCGGTTGCAGGCAGTCCAGGCAGCCATCATGCTGATGTCCGATGAGAACAGAGAAGTCCTGCAAACCTTGCTGTGCTTCCTCAGTGATGTTACTTCCTCTGTGCAGGAGAATCAGATGACACCCATGAATATCGCCGTCTGTTTAGCACCCTCCCTTTTTCACCTCAATATCCTGAAGAAGGAAAATCTCTCTCCAAG AACCATGCAAAAGAAATACGCCACGGGAAGACCTGACCAAAAGGACTTGAATGAGAACCTGGCCGCCACACAAGGCTTGGCACATATGATCACAGAGTGTAACCGGCTATTTGAG ATTCCCCATGAAATGGTGACTCAGTCGAGGAACTCGTACGTGGAGGCTGACCTTCAGGCCCCGACGCTGGAGGACTTGtgtaagcagcagcagcagcacaatgaagaagaagaggacgAAGGCTCCTGGCCTGTGCACTTAGAGTCCCGACTTCAAGTTCTGCTCAAGGAGGCACGAGACAAAGCCAAGGGCTGGGTGTCCTGCCAAAGCTCCGACAACACTGAACTCGCATACAAAAAG GTAGGTGATGGGAACCCATTGCGGCGTTGGCGTGTCTCAGTGGAGGTGGAGGCTCCTCCATCTGTAGTGTTGAACCGCATACTGCGAGAGCGCCACCTGTGGGATGTTGATCTGCtgcagtggagagtgtgtgaaGTGCTTGACAAGCAGACTGAGATCTTCCAATACGTTCTGAACCGCATGCCCCCGCACCCTAGCAGGGATTTTGTAGTGCTCAG gTCGTGGAGGACAGATTTACCTCGGGGAGCATGCTCCCTCGTGTCCGTCTCCATCGAGCATGACGAGTGTCCTCTCATAGGTGGCATCAGGGGCATTGTGCTTGAGTCTGGCTACCTGCTGGAACCCTGCGGCTCGGGCAAATCACGGCTCACGCACATCTGCAGAGTGGATCTCAA AGGCAGAACTCCAGAATGGTACAACAAAGCATTCGGTCACCTGTGTGCCGCAGAAGCCGCCCGCATCCGCAACTCCTTCCAGCCCATCCATGCAGATGGACCAGAGACTAAAATCTGA
- the stard13b gene encoding stAR-related lipid transfer protein 13 isoform X7, protein MTASELKLRRSFSQQLRYSTCRAWALLGKKGRQRRLAEIEAKEACEWLRAAGFPQYAQLFEDSQFPIDITPVKKDHDFLDKDLVEPLCRRLNTLNKCASMKLDVNLPKKKSEDSDSDDLFAISDKWTFEWSSRRWSRLLDEAGPREPGEESVLRATPSSESVLTDLSEPDVSSLHSESSSGSTGVQAHSADDSDSSRRACSDSSAMPKLGTGHLSSDHPSYSSLPVKHGKLGRTRAKDFLRRMETLRSREGAENGCKTLVISAPTLQHEPQALKALQCVEINGHGVLNSHSSSEGSSSQSGGSTVSTPSLKERKAHRAEHKRSGMYLDDLDVFSGIVQGKRNEFRSYEDLVVHIPKDHKPGTFPKALSIESLSPTAVPLNRVSEAQRQPSIKEQRPVTQCCSRGSRISIYDNVPGSHLYASTGDLIDLKNEDLFPHLDDILQHVNGLQQIVDHWSKNVLPTGDSVAKSMVEQDGKSQVNMQSSSHITLDLEGHSVLEGKVTPSDGDRDGVSLNETESTGIRERRDSGVGASLTRPNRLRWPSFQISNRLSHSMASLQITNQSAGQLSLLQRFSLLRLTAIMEKYSLSNKHGWTWSVPKFMKRMKVPDYKDKNVFGVPLIVHVQRFGQPLPLGLQQALRYLRSQCLDQVGLFRKSGVKSRIQALRQMNENSPEDVNYEDQSAYDVADMVKQFFRDLPEPLLTSKLGETFLHIYQYVPKDQRLQAVQAAIMLMSDENREVLQTLLCFLSDVTSSVQENQMTPMNIAVCLAPSLFHLNILKKENLSPRTMQKKYATGRPDQKDLNENLAATQGLAHMITECNRLFEIPHEMVTQSRNSYVEADLQAPTLEDLCKQQQQHNEEEEDEGSWPVHLESRLQVLLKEARDKAKGWVSCQSSDNTELAYKKVGDGNPLRRWRVSVEVEAPPSVVLNRILRERHLWDVDLLQWRVCEVLDKQTEIFQYVLNRMPPHPSRDFVVLRSWRTDLPRGACSLVSVSIEHDECPLIGGIRGIVLESGYLLEPCGSGKSRLTHICRVDLKGRTPEWYNKAFGHLCAAEAARIRNSFQPIHADGPETKI, encoded by the exons AGATCGAAGCGAAGGAAGCTTGCGAGTGGCTCCGAGCTGCAGGTTTCCCGCAGTACGCGCAGCTTTTTGAAG ACTCACAGTTTCCCATCGACATAACTCCTGTGAAGAAAGATCACGACTTCTTGGATAAAGACCTCGTCGAGCCTTTATGCCG ACGACTGAACACGTTAAACAAGTGTGCCTCTATGAAACTGGACGTGAATCTCCCCAAAAAGAAG AGCGAGGACTCGGATTCTGATGACCTGTTTGCAATTAGTGACAAATGGACCTTTGAATGGAGCAGTCGTCGCTGGTCCCGTCTCCTTGATGAGGCGGGGCCCAGAGAGCCAGGGGAGGAGTCAGTTCTTCGGGCCACACCCAGCAGCGAGAGTGTCCTGACAGACCTTAGCGAACCTGACGTCTCATCTTTGCACAGCGAAAGCAGCAGTGGAAGCACAGGAGTCCAAGCTCACAGTGCAGACGACTCAGACAGCTCACGCCGTGCCTGCTCAGACTCAAGTGCCATGCCCAAGCTAGGGACTGGCCATCTTTCCTCAGACCATCCTAGCTACTCCTCACTTCCTGTCAAGCATGGCAAGCTGGGCCGGACACGGGCCAAGGACTTCCTGCGACGCATGGAGACTCTGCGGTCACGTGAGGGAGCAGAAAATGGGTGCAAGACTTTGGTGATCAGTGCCCCTACTCTTCAGCATGAACCTCAGGCCTTGAAGGCTCTCCAGTGTGTGGAGATTAATGGCCATGGTGTCTTGAATTCACACTCGAGCAGCGAAGGTAGCAGCAGCCAATCTGGGGGAAGCACCGTCAGTACTCCAAGTCTGAAGGAACGCAAAGCCCATCGTGCTGAGCACAAGCGCAGTGGCATGTATTTGGATGACCTGGATGTCTTCTCCGGAATTGTTCAGGGTAAACGCAATGAATTCCGCTCTTACGAAGATCTGGTAGTGCACATCCCGAAAGACCACAAGCCTGGAACCTTCCCCAAAGCTCTTTCCATTGAGAGTCTCTCACCCACAGCTGTACCTCTCAACAGGGTTTCTGAAGCCCAGCGTCAGCCAAGCATAAAAGAGCAGAGACCTGTTACACAATGCTGCTCACGTGGCAGCCGCATCAGCATCTACGACAATGTGCCTGGCTCACACCTCTATGCCAGCACCGGAGACCTCATCGATTTAAAAAATGAGGACTTGTTCCCTCACTTGGATGATATTCTACAGCATGTGAATGGCCTGCAGCAGATTGTAGATCACTGGTCCAAGAATGTTTTGCCTACAGGAGATAGTGTGGCAAAGAGCATGGTGGAGCAGGATGGGAAAAGTCAGGTGAACATGCAGTCCTCGAGTCACATCACGCTAGATTTGGAGGGTCACTCTGTGCTGGAGGGGAAGGTTACTCCCAGTGATGGGGACAGGGATGGTGTTTCACTTAATGAAACTGAATCTACAGGAATTAGAGAGAGGAGAGACTCTGGAGTTGGAGCTTCCCTCACCAGGCCAAATCG TTTGCGATGGCCGAGTTTCCAGATCTCCAACCGCCTCAGCCATTCAATGGCTTCTCTACAGATCACCAACCAGTCAGCTGGACAGCTCAGCCTCCTGCAGAGGTTCTCTCTACTGCGCCTCACCGCCATCATGGAAAAGTACTCACTGTCTAACAAGCATGGCTGGACCTG GTCAGTGCCAAAGTTCATGAAGCGGATGAAAGTTCCTGATTATAAAGATAAGAACGTGTTTGGTGTTCCTCTCATCGTGCACGTCCAGCGCTTCGGTCAGCCTCTACCTCTGGGCCTCCAGCAGGCTCTACGCTACCTCAGGAGCCAGTGTCTTGACCAG GTGGGACTTTTCCGCAAGTCTGGAGTGAAATCTCGCATCCAGGCTCTCAGGCAGATGAACGAGAACTCTCCGGAGGATGTGAATTATGAGGACCAGTCCGCCTACGATGTGGCCGACATGGTCAAGCAGTTCTTCAGAGATCTTCCTGAGCCACTCCTCACCAGCAAACTGGGAGAAACTTTCCTTCATATTTACCAAT ACGTGCCTAAGGACCAGCGGTTGCAGGCAGTCCAGGCAGCCATCATGCTGATGTCCGATGAGAACAGAGAAGTCCTGCAAACCTTGCTGTGCTTCCTCAGTGATGTTACTTCCTCTGTGCAGGAGAATCAGATGACACCCATGAATATCGCCGTCTGTTTAGCACCCTCCCTTTTTCACCTCAATATCCTGAAGAAGGAAAATCTCTCTCCAAG AACCATGCAAAAGAAATACGCCACGGGAAGACCTGACCAAAAGGACTTGAATGAGAACCTGGCCGCCACACAAGGCTTGGCACATATGATCACAGAGTGTAACCGGCTATTTGAG ATTCCCCATGAAATGGTGACTCAGTCGAGGAACTCGTACGTGGAGGCTGACCTTCAGGCCCCGACGCTGGAGGACTTGtgtaagcagcagcagcagcacaatgaagaagaagaggacgAAGGCTCCTGGCCTGTGCACTTAGAGTCCCGACTTCAAGTTCTGCTCAAGGAGGCACGAGACAAAGCCAAGGGCTGGGTGTCCTGCCAAAGCTCCGACAACACTGAACTCGCATACAAAAAG GTAGGTGATGGGAACCCATTGCGGCGTTGGCGTGTCTCAGTGGAGGTGGAGGCTCCTCCATCTGTAGTGTTGAACCGCATACTGCGAGAGCGCCACCTGTGGGATGTTGATCTGCtgcagtggagagtgtgtgaaGTGCTTGACAAGCAGACTGAGATCTTCCAATACGTTCTGAACCGCATGCCCCCGCACCCTAGCAGGGATTTTGTAGTGCTCAG gTCGTGGAGGACAGATTTACCTCGGGGAGCATGCTCCCTCGTGTCCGTCTCCATCGAGCATGACGAGTGTCCTCTCATAGGTGGCATCAGGGGCATTGTGCTTGAGTCTGGCTACCTGCTGGAACCCTGCGGCTCGGGCAAATCACGGCTCACGCACATCTGCAGAGTGGATCTCAA AGGCAGAACTCCAGAATGGTACAACAAAGCATTCGGTCACCTGTGTGCCGCAGAAGCCGCCCGCATCCGCAACTCCTTCCAGCCCATCCATGCAGATGGACCAGAGACTAAAATCTGA